One Mixta gaviniae genomic window carries:
- the smrB gene encoding endonuclease SmrB has protein sequence MKKKEQLSAEDKALFRQLMTGTRKLKQDTLVHQPPRKKAEVSLKRQLSEQADNSHYFSDEFQPLLAEDGPVRYVRGDVSHYELKKLRRGNYTPEIFLDLHGLTQQQAKQELGALIAACRREHIFCASVMHGHGKHILKQQTPLWLAQHPYVMAFHQAPKAFGGDAALLVLIEVEEWQPPELP, from the coding sequence ATGAAGAAAAAAGAGCAGCTCAGCGCTGAAGATAAGGCGCTTTTTCGTCAGCTGATGACCGGCACCCGCAAGCTAAAGCAGGATACGCTGGTGCATCAGCCGCCGCGCAAAAAAGCGGAGGTGTCGCTAAAGCGTCAGCTGTCGGAGCAGGCGGACAACAGCCACTATTTTTCCGATGAGTTCCAGCCGCTGCTGGCTGAGGATGGCCCGGTGCGCTATGTACGCGGCGATGTCAGTCATTATGAGCTGAAGAAGCTGCGGCGCGGCAACTATACGCCTGAAATTTTTCTCGATCTGCACGGGCTGACGCAGCAGCAGGCCAAGCAGGAGCTGGGCGCGCTGATCGCTGCCTGTCGACGCGAGCATATTTTTTGCGCCAGCGTGATGCATGGGCACGGCAAGCATATTCTGAAGCAGCAGACGCCGCTGTGGCTGGCGCAGCATCCCTACGTGATGGCCTTTCACCAGGCACCAAAAGCCTTTGGCGGCGATGCGGCCCTGCTGGTGCTGATTGAGGTGGAGGAGTGGCAGCCGCCGGAATTACCCTGA
- the sixA gene encoding phosphohistidine phosphatase SixA — MQVFIMRHGDAALEAASDSVRPLTHCGCDESRQMASWLNSQTLDIERVLVSPYLRAEQTLATVREALQLPQEQEVLPELTPGGDPALVACYIQALAKEGVASVLVISHLPLVGYLVSELCPQEPPPMFATSAIACIDFDADKSEGALKWQVSPSKLAKAM, encoded by the coding sequence ATGCAAGTTTTTATCATGCGTCACGGCGACGCTGCACTTGAGGCAGCCAGTGATTCTGTGCGGCCTTTGACCCATTGCGGCTGTGATGAATCACGCCAAATGGCGAGCTGGCTCAACAGCCAGACACTGGATATCGAACGGGTGCTGGTTAGCCCCTATCTGCGTGCGGAGCAGACGCTCGCCACGGTTCGCGAGGCACTGCAGCTGCCGCAGGAGCAGGAAGTGCTGCCGGAGCTGACGCCGGGCGGCGATCCGGCGCTGGTCGCCTGCTATATTCAGGCGCTGGCGAAAGAAGGGGTCGCCTCGGTATTGGTTATCTCCCATCTTCCGTTAGTCGGCTATCTGGTGTCGGAACTCTGTCCGCAGGAGCCGCCGCCGATGTTCGCCACTTCCGCGATCGCCTGCATCGATTTTGATGCCGACAAGAGCGAAGGCGCCTTAAAATGGCAGGTCAGCCCCTCCAAGCTCGCCAAAGCGATGTAA
- the fadJ gene encoding fatty acid oxidation complex subunit alpha FadJ — protein sequence MEQQSAFQFSVRSDNVGVITIDLPGEKMNTLRATFIAQIRAVIAEARQHAALAGLVFISGKPDSFIAGADISMIDGCHSADEARQLAEQGQRIMSEIAALPVPVVAAIHGPCLGGGLELALACDWRVCSLDEKTLLGLPEVQLGLLPGSGGTQRLPRLIGASQALNLILTGKSLRARQALKLGLVDDAVPQSILLETAAALALKGKNQRRPLPLRTRLMHGPAGRVLLFKLAARQSEAKTHGNYPATRRILEAVRIGLEQGMRAGHEAEALAFGELTMTPQSAALRHLFFATTAMKKERGADAQPLPLHSVGVLGGGLMGGGIAAVTAIKAGLPVRIKDISVEGVNHAMKYSWDLLSKKVRRRHITATARQRQMALITGATDYSGFAQRDVVIEAVFEDLALKRQMVAEVEQHCAPHTIFASNTSSLPIAQIAAQAQRPEQVIGLHYFSPVDKMLLVEVIPHQQSSEATIATTVALAKRQGKTPIVVADRPGFYVNRILAPYMNEAMRCLLEGEPIENIDKALVKFGFPLGPVQLLDEVGIDVGTKILPILEQAWGPRFAAPEAFSAVLRDNRKGRKNGRGFYRYDGRGKSRQADKTLYSLLQIQPQHRLDGALIAQRCVMLMLNEAARCLDEGIIRSARDGDIGAVFGIGFPPFLGGPFRYMDSLGAANVVNTLARLMHQYGDRFAPCEALRQRAERGENFYNSPDEANTHNDSAA from the coding sequence ATGGAACAGCAATCCGCATTTCAGTTTAGCGTTCGCAGCGATAACGTCGGCGTCATCACCATTGACCTGCCGGGAGAGAAAATGAATACGCTGCGGGCAACCTTTATTGCGCAGATCCGTGCGGTCATCGCTGAGGCGCGGCAGCATGCGGCGCTGGCCGGGCTGGTGTTTATTTCCGGCAAACCCGATTCCTTTATCGCCGGCGCGGATATCAGCATGATTGATGGCTGCCACAGTGCCGACGAGGCGCGCCAGCTGGCGGAGCAGGGGCAGCGTATTATGTCCGAGATCGCCGCGCTGCCGGTGCCGGTGGTGGCGGCTATTCACGGTCCCTGTCTTGGCGGCGGCCTGGAGCTGGCGCTGGCCTGCGATTGGCGCGTCTGTTCACTGGATGAGAAAACCCTGCTCGGGCTGCCGGAAGTGCAGCTCGGACTGCTGCCCGGCAGCGGCGGCACGCAGCGTTTGCCGCGTCTGATCGGCGCCTCGCAGGCGCTGAACCTGATCCTGACCGGCAAAAGCCTGCGCGCCAGGCAGGCACTGAAGTTGGGGCTGGTGGATGATGCGGTGCCGCAGTCTATCCTGCTGGAAACGGCGGCGGCGCTGGCGCTGAAGGGCAAAAACCAGCGCCGGCCGCTGCCGCTACGCACGCGGCTAATGCATGGGCCGGCGGGGCGCGTGCTGCTGTTTAAACTGGCGGCGCGGCAAAGCGAGGCGAAAACCCACGGTAACTATCCGGCGACGCGCCGCATTCTGGAAGCGGTGCGCATCGGGCTGGAGCAGGGGATGCGCGCCGGTCACGAGGCGGAGGCGCTCGCCTTTGGCGAACTGACCATGACGCCGCAGTCAGCCGCTCTGCGCCATCTCTTTTTCGCCACCACCGCGATGAAAAAAGAGCGCGGCGCCGATGCACAGCCGTTGCCGTTGCATTCGGTCGGCGTGCTGGGCGGCGGGCTAATGGGCGGCGGCATCGCCGCCGTCACCGCCATCAAAGCGGGGCTGCCGGTGCGGATCAAAGATATCAGCGTGGAAGGGGTCAACCACGCGATGAAGTACAGCTGGGATCTGCTGAGCAAGAAAGTCAGACGCCGGCATATCACCGCTACCGCGCGTCAGCGGCAGATGGCGCTGATTACCGGCGCCACCGACTACAGCGGTTTTGCGCAGCGCGACGTGGTAATTGAGGCGGTATTCGAAGATCTGGCGCTGAAGCGGCAGATGGTGGCGGAGGTGGAACAGCACTGCGCGCCGCATACCATTTTCGCCTCTAATACCTCCTCGTTGCCGATCGCCCAGATCGCCGCACAGGCGCAGCGGCCGGAGCAGGTGATCGGCCTGCACTATTTCAGCCCGGTGGATAAAATGCTGCTGGTGGAAGTGATCCCACATCAGCAGAGTTCTGAGGCTACCATCGCCACTACGGTGGCGCTGGCTAAACGGCAGGGTAAGACGCCGATCGTGGTGGCCGATCGCCCCGGCTTTTACGTCAATCGCATTCTGGCGCCCTATATGAATGAAGCGATGCGCTGCCTGCTGGAGGGCGAGCCGATCGAAAATATTGATAAGGCGCTGGTGAAATTCGGCTTCCCGCTGGGGCCGGTGCAGCTGCTGGATGAGGTCGGCATTGACGTCGGCACCAAAATCCTGCCGATACTGGAGCAGGCCTGGGGACCGCGTTTCGCCGCGCCGGAGGCGTTTTCCGCTGTGCTGCGTGATAACCGTAAAGGGCGTAAAAACGGGCGTGGCTTTTACCGCTATGACGGGCGCGGCAAAAGCAGGCAGGCAGATAAAACGCTCTATTCTCTGCTGCAGATCCAGCCGCAGCACCGTCTGGACGGGGCACTTATCGCCCAGCGCTGCGTGATGCTGATGCTGAATGAGGCGGCGCGCTGTCTTGATGAGGGCATTATCCGTAGCGCGCGTGACGGCGATATCGGCGCGGTTTTCGGCATCGGATTTCCGCCTTTCCTCGGCGGACCTTTCCGCTACATGGACAGCCTCGGGGCCGCTAACGTAGTAAACACATTAGCCCGCCTGATGCATCAGTATGGCGACCGCTTTGCGCCGTGCGAAGCGCTGCGTCAGCGCGCCGAGCGTGGAGAAAACTTTTACAATTCTCCGGACGAAGCGAATACCCATAATGATTCAGCGGCTTAG
- the fadI gene encoding acetyl-CoA C-acyltransferase FadI, producing the protein MSRALPLLTRQGDRIAITHGLRTPFARQATALHGIPAIELGRMVVSELMARSQLPAEIIEQLVFGQVIQMPEAPNIAREIVLSSGLNVRTDAWSVSRACATSFQAVASLAESLLTGNVSAGIAGGADSSSVLPIGVSKKLGRTLVDLSKARTLGKKLKLFSALRPRDLLPVPPAVAEYSTGLRMGDTAEQMAKSHGISREQQDALAHRSHQRAAQAWRDGHLDNEVMTAYVPPWRAAFRQDNNVRENSVVSDYARLRPAFDRRHGSVTAANSTPLTDGAAAVILMTESRARELGITPLGYLRSYAFTATDVWQDMLLGPVYATPLALDRAGIALRDLTLIDMHEAFAAQTLANLKLFGDARFARDMLNRPQALGEVDEDKFNVLGGSIAYGHPFAATGARMITQTLNALRRRGGGLGLVTACAAGGLGAAMVLEVE; encoded by the coding sequence ATGAGCAGAGCGCTTCCTTTGCTGACGCGTCAGGGCGATCGCATCGCCATTACCCACGGGCTGCGCACGCCCTTCGCCCGTCAGGCGACGGCGCTGCACGGCATTCCGGCGATTGAGCTGGGACGTATGGTGGTCAGCGAATTAATGGCCCGCAGCCAACTGCCGGCGGAGATTATCGAGCAACTGGTGTTCGGCCAGGTGATCCAGATGCCAGAAGCGCCGAATATCGCGCGTGAAATCGTTCTCAGCAGCGGGCTAAATGTCCGCACCGACGCCTGGAGCGTTAGCCGCGCCTGCGCCACCAGCTTTCAGGCTGTAGCCAGCCTGGCGGAAAGCCTGCTGACGGGCAACGTCAGCGCCGGCATCGCCGGCGGGGCTGACTCTTCTTCCGTTCTGCCAATCGGCGTCAGTAAAAAGCTGGGCCGTACGCTGGTCGATCTCAGCAAGGCACGCACCTTAGGTAAAAAACTAAAACTGTTTAGCGCGCTACGTCCGCGCGATCTGCTGCCGGTACCGCCGGCGGTGGCGGAGTATTCTACCGGCCTGCGTATGGGCGATACCGCCGAACAGATGGCGAAAAGTCACGGCATCAGCCGCGAACAGCAGGATGCGCTGGCGCATCGTTCCCATCAGCGCGCCGCGCAGGCCTGGCGCGACGGCCATTTAGACAATGAAGTGATGACGGCTTACGTGCCGCCCTGGCGTGCCGCGTTTCGTCAGGATAACAACGTGCGCGAAAACAGCGTCGTCAGCGATTACGCCCGGCTGCGTCCGGCCTTCGATCGGCGCCACGGCAGTGTGACGGCCGCCAACAGCACGCCGCTTACCGATGGCGCCGCGGCGGTGATCCTGATGACCGAATCACGGGCGCGCGAGCTGGGTATTACGCCGCTCGGCTATCTGCGCAGCTACGCCTTTACCGCTACCGACGTCTGGCAGGATATGCTGCTGGGACCGGTTTATGCGACGCCGCTGGCGCTGGATCGCGCCGGGATTGCGCTACGCGATCTGACGCTGATCGATATGCATGAGGCGTTCGCCGCACAGACGCTGGCGAACCTGAAGCTGTTCGGCGACGCGCGCTTTGCCCGCGATATGCTGAATCGCCCGCAGGCGTTAGGCGAAGTGGATGAGGACAAATTTAACGTACTGGGTGGCTCTATCGCCTACGGGCATCCCTTCGCCGCCACCGGCGCGCGCATGATTACCCAAACGCTGAATGCACTGCGCCGTCGCGGCGGCGGCCTGGGGCTGGTGACCGCCTGCGCGGCGGGCGGCCTGGGCGCGGCGATGGTACTGGAGGTTGAATAA
- a CDS encoding YfcZ/YiiS family protein: MSDALNKCSTNETAACCCVDVGTVMDNSDCTASWSRVFDNRQQAEAMLATLSEKARSVESEPCVITPRFTEVAEGVQLDVDFTFSCQAETLIFQLGLR; the protein is encoded by the coding sequence ATGAGTGATGCTTTAAATAAATGCAGTACTAATGAAACCGCCGCCTGCTGCTGTGTCGATGTCGGCACCGTCATGGATAACAGCGACTGCACCGCTTCCTGGTCCCGTGTGTTCGATAACCGTCAGCAGGCGGAAGCAATGCTGGCGACCCTCAGCGAAAAAGCGCGCAGCGTTGAATCGGAACCGTGCGTTATTACCCCGCGCTTTACCGAGGTGGCCGAAGGCGTGCAGCTGGACGTTGATTTTACCTTTAGCTGCCAGGCGGAAACGCTGATTTTCCAGCTCGGCCTGCGCTAA
- the fadL gene encoding long-chain fatty acid transporter FadL yields the protein MNHKNLCAKSALAAAVAIASSNLYAAGFQLNEFSSIGLGRAYSGEGAMGDTAASASRNPATMALMDRPMFSVGAVFIDPDVNIDGDSGSGNSLKADNIAPTQWVPNIHYVQPINDQWWIGASASTNYGLATEFNNDYAGGAYGGKTDLMTSNFNLSTAWRMNQHLSFGVGFDAVYARAKIERYLGEYGGVLPAVGLPAAPADTQVAHLKGDEWGYGWNAGILYEVDENNRFGLTYRSEVKIDFDGDYKSSIPSQANPITGPIGLPYGTNGSTIPGALTLNLPEMWEVSGYHKVAPQWAVHYSLAYTSWSQFQELKATGSNGQQLFYKDESYKDAYRIALGTTYFYDQNWTFRAGIAFDDSPVPADKRSISIPDQDRLWLSAGASYAFNDNASVDVGVSYMHGQKVTVHEGVDPVATARNGVATPYEFDSEGKAWLYGANFNYRF from the coding sequence ATGAACCATAAAAACCTGTGTGCAAAGTCAGCTTTGGCGGCTGCAGTGGCAATTGCTTCCTCCAATCTTTACGCAGCGGGCTTCCAGCTCAATGAGTTCTCCTCGATTGGTTTGGGTCGCGCCTATTCCGGCGAAGGCGCGATGGGCGATACAGCGGCATCAGCCAGCCGCAACCCGGCGACCATGGCATTGATGGATCGCCCGATGTTTTCCGTCGGCGCGGTATTTATCGATCCTGACGTCAATATTGATGGCGACAGCGGCTCCGGCAACAGTCTGAAGGCGGACAATATCGCGCCGACGCAGTGGGTGCCCAATATTCATTATGTGCAGCCGATTAACGATCAATGGTGGATTGGCGCTTCCGCCTCCACCAATTACGGTCTGGCCACCGAATTTAATAATGATTACGCCGGCGGCGCCTACGGCGGCAAAACCGACCTGATGACCTCCAACTTTAATTTAAGCACCGCCTGGCGCATGAACCAGCACCTCAGCTTCGGCGTGGGCTTTGACGCGGTTTACGCGCGCGCCAAGATTGAACGCTATCTGGGCGAATATGGCGGCGTACTGCCTGCCGTCGGCCTGCCTGCCGCGCCTGCCGATACCCAGGTCGCGCATCTGAAAGGCGACGAGTGGGGCTACGGCTGGAACGCCGGCATTCTGTATGAGGTGGATGAAAACAACCGCTTCGGCCTGACTTACCGTTCTGAGGTGAAGATCGATTTTGACGGCGACTATAAGAGTTCGATTCCGTCTCAGGCGAACCCGATTACCGGCCCGATTGGCCTGCCTTACGGCACCAACGGCAGCACTATCCCAGGCGCGCTGACGCTGAACCTGCCGGAGATGTGGGAAGTGTCGGGCTATCATAAAGTCGCGCCGCAGTGGGCGGTTCACTACAGCCTGGCCTACACCAGCTGGAGCCAGTTCCAGGAGTTGAAAGCGACCGGCAGCAACGGCCAACAGCTGTTCTATAAAGATGAAAGCTATAAGGATGCCTACCGCATCGCGCTGGGCACCACCTACTTTTACGATCAGAACTGGACCTTCCGCGCCGGCATCGCCTTCGATGACAGCCCGGTTCCGGCCGATAAGCGCTCTATCTCCATTCCCGATCAGGATCGTCTGTGGCTGAGCGCCGGTGCCTCATACGCCTTTAACGATAACGCCTCGGTAGATGTCGGCGTCTCTTACATGCATGGTCAGAAAGTGACGGTACATGAAGGGGTCGATCCGGTCGCTACCGCGCGTAACGGCGTCGCAACGCCGTATGAATTCGATTCGGAAGGCAAAGCCTGGCTCTACGGCGCTAACTTTAACTACCGTTTCTGA
- the mlaA gene encoding phospholipid-binding lipoprotein MlaA, translating to MNYRLTGLALASVLLVGCASSQDNNEPQGRSDPLEGFNRTMFNFNYNVLDPYVVRPVAVAWRDYVPVPARTGVSNFLGNLNEPAAMVNSFLRGDPYRGMIHFNRFFLNTVLGLGGFIDVAGMANDKLAREEPPRFGGTLGAWGVGYGPYVVLPGYGSFTPREDGGDYLDTLYPVLSWLSWPLSAGKWALEGVETRAQLLDSDAILRSSSDPYAFVRNAYFQRHDFLANGGKLKPQENPNAQAIEGDLDDIDAAE from the coding sequence ATGAACTACCGCCTGACGGGGTTGGCGCTGGCCAGCGTTTTGCTGGTCGGCTGCGCCAGCTCTCAGGATAACAACGAACCGCAGGGGCGTTCCGATCCGCTGGAAGGTTTTAACCGCACGATGTTTAACTTCAACTATAACGTGCTGGATCCTTATGTGGTGCGTCCGGTAGCGGTGGCGTGGCGGGATTATGTGCCGGTTCCGGCGCGCACCGGGGTAAGTAATTTTCTCGGCAACCTGAACGAGCCGGCGGCGATGGTGAACTCCTTCCTGCGCGGCGATCCCTATCGCGGTATGATCCACTTCAACCGTTTCTTCCTGAATACTGTGCTGGGGTTAGGGGGCTTTATCGACGTGGCGGGCATGGCGAACGACAAGCTGGCGCGTGAAGAGCCGCCGCGCTTCGGCGGCACGCTCGGTGCCTGGGGCGTCGGCTACGGTCCTTACGTGGTGCTGCCCGGCTACGGCAGCTTTACGCCGCGTGAAGATGGCGGCGACTATCTGGATACGCTCTATCCGGTGTTGAGCTGGCTGAGCTGGCCGCTGAGTGCCGGCAAGTGGGCGCTGGAAGGCGTAGAGACGCGCGCGCAGCTGCTCGATTCCGATGCGATTCTGCGCAGCTCCAGCGATCCTTACGCTTTCGTGCGTAACGCCTATTTCCAGCGTCACGATTTCCTGGCGAACGGCGGCAAGCTGAAGCCGCAGGAGAACCCCAACGCGCAGGCGATTGAGGGCGATCTGGACGATATCGACGCCGCCGAATAA
- the ccmI gene encoding c-type cytochrome biogenesis protein CcmI codes for MTLFWIVLAALLTAALLLFLVAGWRSDRLTAPDRDALNKAFYQQRLAELEQDEAQGVIDARQTMVQELQQTLLNDIPAAPAAAPARPLGRWVLLPGALLLVIVSLGCYLKTGGLPGLIAWQQVQDDYPALRARLLDPQAKPLTLEELARLGLGLRTSLQQNDGDLHDWLMLGRIGMVLNNRDTAIQAFQRALQLAPNNSEIRLNYAEVLTRSSDAQDNREAQTLLEAMLKQDPDNVRILSLAAFNAFGQQQYPRAIEAWQTLLTLLPPDDARVAQAKRNIEQAKTAAGLQSSQLALSVSLGSKVEKMLPQDGVLYISVSDGVSPVPVAVKRLPLSHFPLSLTLDDSNAMMPERLLSAQHQVKVRVRIARDGNAAPQTGDWFGESALTPFDGHQHLTVEIDQQQP; via the coding sequence ATGACTCTTTTCTGGATAGTATTGGCTGCGCTGCTGACGGCGGCGCTGCTGCTGTTTCTCGTTGCCGGCTGGCGCAGTGATCGTTTAACGGCGCCTGACCGCGACGCGCTGAACAAAGCGTTTTACCAGCAGCGGCTGGCGGAGCTGGAGCAGGATGAGGCGCAGGGCGTTATCGATGCGCGCCAGACGATGGTGCAGGAGCTGCAGCAAACGCTGTTGAATGACATTCCCGCCGCGCCCGCCGCCGCGCCCGCGCGTCCGCTGGGGCGCTGGGTGCTGCTGCCGGGCGCGCTGCTGCTGGTGATCGTCAGCCTGGGCTGCTACCTGAAAACCGGCGGCTTGCCCGGCCTGATCGCCTGGCAGCAGGTGCAGGATGACTATCCGGCGCTGCGCGCACGGCTGCTCGATCCGCAGGCAAAGCCGTTGACGCTGGAAGAGCTGGCGCGTCTGGGGCTGGGGCTGCGCACCTCGCTACAGCAGAACGACGGCGATCTGCATGACTGGCTGATGCTGGGCCGTATCGGCATGGTACTGAATAATCGCGATACGGCGATTCAGGCATTTCAGCGCGCGCTGCAGCTGGCGCCGAATAATAGCGAAATCAGGCTCAACTATGCGGAAGTGCTGACGCGCTCCAGCGATGCGCAGGATAACCGCGAAGCGCAGACGCTGCTGGAGGCGATGTTGAAGCAGGATCCTGATAATGTGCGCATACTTAGCCTGGCGGCATTTAATGCTTTCGGGCAGCAACAGTACCCGCGGGCGATCGAGGCCTGGCAAACCCTGCTGACGCTGCTGCCGCCCGATGATGCGCGCGTCGCGCAGGCGAAGCGCAATATCGAACAGGCGAAAACCGCCGCCGGGCTGCAAAGCAGCCAGCTGGCGCTAAGCGTCTCGCTGGGTTCGAAAGTAGAAAAAATGTTACCGCAGGACGGAGTGTTGTATATTTCTGTTTCTGACGGTGTTTCACCGGTTCCGGTGGCAGTGAAGAGACTGCCGCTGAGTCATTTTCCGCTATCGCTGACGCTGGATGACAGTAACGCCATGATGCCGGAGCGCCTGCTTTCGGCGCAGCATCAGGTGAAGGTGCGCGTGCGTATCGCGCGCGACGGCAACGCCGCTCCGCAAACCGGCGACTGGTTTGGCGAGAGCGCGTTAACGCCTTTTGATGGTCATCAGCATCTTACTGTTGAAATTGATCAACAGCAGCCCTGA
- a CDS encoding cytochrome c-type biogenesis protein, producing MRALILLLAGLLFSLSALAAIETWQFDSARQEQQYRELTASLRCPKCQNNSIADSNAMIAADMRLKVYQLLKQGQSEQQITQYMVARYGHFVTYQPPVTPSTLILWAGPLLFVVAGGLVIFLRSRRLPLESERLDETEQKRLAALLESDRKPE from the coding sequence ATGAGAGCGTTGATCCTTCTGCTGGCGGGGCTGTTGTTTAGCCTGAGCGCGCTGGCGGCAATAGAAACCTGGCAGTTCGATTCCGCCCGGCAGGAGCAACAGTATCGCGAGCTGACCGCCTCGCTACGTTGCCCTAAGTGCCAGAACAACAGCATCGCCGACTCTAATGCCATGATCGCCGCCGATATGCGTCTGAAGGTCTATCAGCTGTTGAAACAGGGGCAGAGCGAGCAGCAGATTACCCAGTATATGGTGGCGCGCTACGGCCATTTCGTCACCTATCAGCCGCCGGTGACCCCGTCGACGCTGATCCTGTGGGCCGGGCCGCTGCTGTTTGTCGTGGCGGGCGGGCTGGTGATATTTTTACGCAGCCGTCGTCTGCCGCTGGAGAGCGAGCGGCTGGACGAGACGGAGCAAAAGCGTCTGGCGGCGCTGCTGGAAAGCGACAGGAAACCTGAATGA
- a CDS encoding DsbE family thiol:disulfide interchange protein, with amino-acid sequence MNKKILYIPLVLFLLLAVALMWQLSRNADGDDPTRLESALIGKPVPLFTLEALDTPGKTWDQSVLANGKPLLLNVWATWCPTCRAEHHYLNTLAEKGVRVVGLNYKDDRAKAVNWLNTLGNPYALSLYDGSGMLGLDLGVYGAPETFLIDGKGIIRYRHAGDLNARVWQQEVRPLWEKYSREADK; translated from the coding sequence ATGAACAAGAAGATCCTCTATATTCCGCTGGTCCTGTTTCTGCTGCTGGCTGTCGCGCTGATGTGGCAGCTGTCGCGCAACGCCGACGGCGACGATCCTACGCGGCTGGAGTCGGCGCTGATCGGTAAACCGGTGCCGCTGTTTACGCTGGAGGCGCTGGATACCCCGGGCAAAACCTGGGATCAGTCGGTGCTGGCGAACGGCAAGCCATTGCTGCTCAACGTTTGGGCGACCTGGTGTCCAACCTGCCGCGCCGAACATCACTATCTCAATACGCTGGCAGAAAAGGGCGTGCGTGTGGTCGGCCTCAACTATAAAGACGATCGCGCGAAAGCGGTCAACTGGCTCAATACGCTGGGCAATCCTTACGCGCTTAGCCTGTATGACGGCAGCGGCATGCTCGGGCTGGATCTGGGCGTGTACGGCGCGCCGGAAACCTTTTTGATCGACGGCAAGGGCATTATCCGCTATCGCCATGCAGGCGATCTCAACGCGCGCGTCTGGCAGCAGGAAGTGCGGCCGCTGTGGGAAAAATATAGCCGGGAGGCGGACAAATGA